The nucleotide sequence ATTTGGAATCAAAGGATTATCAGAAAGTCAAGTAAATGGAATTCTTTACGGACCTGCCTCTCATTGTCCAGGGAGCGCTTATTTTTTGCCTGCGCATTGTGGACGTGTCATTGGGCACCATACGAACCATCATGATCGTCCAGGGCAAAACCTGGATTTCCTTTTGCCTGGGCTTTTTTGAGGTCTTTATCTGGCTGTCCGTCATATCCACGGTCGTGCCCCTCATCAAGGACCGGCCGGGCCTGATTTTCTTTTACGCCCTGGGCTTCGCCTCCGGCAATTTCGCGGGAATCAAGTTGGAGCGGTGGATGGCGGCCGGGCACATGATACTGCGGGCCATTTCCATAAAAAACGGAAGGGAAATGGCCTCACTGATTCGGGGGCGAGGCTACGAGGTCACCACCTTTGCGGGGGAGGGCCTGGAAGGCCCGGTCATGCAGTTGTTCATTGTCTGCAGGCGCAGGGACGTGGGGGCCATCATCGCCATGATCAAGTCGGTCGATCCGGAGGCTTTTTATATCACGGAAAGGGCCGGAAGCGTCAGCAAGGTGATCAGGCCGTTCATGGCGCCGCCCACCGGCTGGAGAGCGGTTTTGAAAAAAAAGTAAGGGCGGGAGCCGTTCCGGTTATCTTTCTTCCAGCGGTCAGGGGCCGTGAGACCCATCGGCCGAAGGGGTGACATGTTTATCCTGGGTATGGCGGGCGGATTGGCATTGCTTATCCTAGGGGCGGAGATCCTGGTTCGCGGAGGCTCGGCCCTGGCCCGGCGCTTTAATATCTCCGAACTGGTGGTGGGGCTGACCATCGTGGCTTTCGGCACCTCGGGCCCTGAGTTGATCGTGAGCGTGGTTTCGGCCGTTCAAGGCAGCACGGCCCTGGCCGTCTCCAACGTGCTTGGCAGCAACCTGTTCAACATTCTTGTCATCTTGGGGGCATCCTCCCTAATCACTCCATTGGAGGTGGATAAGAACACCGTCTGGAAAGGCATTCCCTTTTTACTGCTCACCTGCGCCGCGGTTTTTCTCCTGGCCGAACCCGCGGCCGGATGCCCTGACACGATCGGCGCTCTCACCCGCTTTGACGGATATGTCCTGCTGTGCTTCTTCGCTATCTTTCTGTATTATACCTTTTCCATCGCCAAATCTTCCGGGGAGCTCCAGGAGACCGGGAAAAGCCCTCCGGAGAAAATGTCCGGGCTCCTCATGTCCGGATTCATCGCCGGCGGCATGGTGCTTCTCATCCTGGGCGGACGGATTTTTGTGGCGTCCGCTGTGGTCTTGGCCAAAAAGCTGGGCATGAGCGAGTCTCTGGTGGGCCTGACCGTCGTGGCGGCAGGGACGTCCCTGCCGGAACTGGCGTCATCCCTGATGGCCGCCTACCGGGGCAGGATCGGCATGGCCGTGGGCAATGTGGTGGGATCCAATATCTTCAATGTGTTTCTCGTATTGGGCGTCAGCGCGGCCATACGCCCCGCCCCCCTCAGCCCGGGGGATTTTCTGGACAACGCGGCCGTAGCCCTGGCCAGCCTGGCTCTTTTCCTGTTTATGTTCACCGGGAAAAAAAGAAGCATTGACCGGTGGGAGGGAGCTGTCTTTGTCTTTGCATTCGCAGCGTACTTATGGTTTAAAATAACCTCATCCTAAGGCCGTCGGATGCAACAGGTTGGCCTTCCGCTGTTTTTTGCGGAATCAGGAAGTGAAAATTAATTTGGGTTATTATGCGTTTATGCACTTTTTATGGTTTAGGAAGAAAGCCTCTTGTCCCGAGTGAAAAAACATAGAATCATATTCAATGCGCTTCTTTTTTTTATACTCATAGTACTGAGCGGAGCGGCTTTCGCCATGGGGATCGCCGATACGACCGGGGCGCCGGCCCAGGCTTCGCAATCCGACGCGGCGCTTTTGGTCCTTTACGTGCTTTTGGCCCTGGTGTTTTCCTTTATGTGCTCCGTGGCCGAGGCCGTGCTATTAAGTGTAACGCCTTCCTTTATCGCCGGAATGGAGAAAAAAGCCCCCAAAAAGGCAGCCTTGCTGAAAAAGCTCAAGCAGGACGACGTGGACCGGTCCCTGGCCGCTATCCTGACGCTGAACACCATCGCCCACACGGTGGGCGCCATCGGCTCGGGCGCCAAGGCCACGGCCGTTTTCGGCAGTGCGTGGTTCGGGGTGTTTTCCGCGGTCATGACCCTGATGATCCTGTTTTTCTCCGAGATCATTCCCAAAACCCTGGGGGCCGTTTACTGGCGCAGCCTGTCCGGCCTTACGGCCAAATTCGTCCGCGCCTTGATCTTCTGTTTGTATCCCCTGATCCTCATTTCCGAGCAGTTGACCAAGGTCATCGCCCGGAATGCTGACATCCACGTGTTCAGCCGGGAGGAGTTCATCGCCATGGCCGGGGTTGGGGCGGAATCCGGGCACATCAACGAGCGGGAGTCCCGGATCATCCGCAACTTGTTTCGCCTGGAGTTCCTGAAGGCTGAGGACATCATGACTCCCCGCATGGTCATATCCGCCCTGCCCAACAGATTGACCATAGCCCAGGCCCTGGAACGTTGCGGGGACGCGCCTTTTTCCCGCCTGCCCGTCTATGGGGAAAACGTGGACGACATCACCGGCTTCGTCCTCAAGGACGACCTGCTGCTGGCCATGGCCAAAGGCCAGGTGGACGTCTCCCTGGAAAGTCTGAAGCGGGAGATGCCTGTCGTCGCCAAGGACGCGCCCATCTCCGGCTTGCTGGAATTGTTTTTGGATAAGCGCCAGCACATTGCTTTGGTGGCCGGAACCTACGGCGGAACCAAAGGCCTTGTCACCCTGGAGGACGTGGTGGAAACCCTGTTGGGTATGGAAATCATGGACGAAATGGACGAGGTCAAGGACATGCAGGCCCTTGCCCGCAAGCAGTGGAGCAAACGGGCCAAAGCCATGGGCCTGGACGTGGACGCAGCCGGCAAGGATTCAAACAACATGGATGCAAACCAGCCATCCTGCAACCTGAAAACATAGAGAGCCGGCAGGGAGCAAGCTGAGCCCGAGCCATGTTGACGGAAGGTTGGCCGGCATGCTGAACTCAGCACTCGTCATCGCCGTCTTCGGGATAGAGCTTTTCCATGCACTCCGGGCAAATGCTGTGGCTCAAATCAACGTCCGCTTTCTCGATAAGGTATTCTTCCAGCTTGTCCCAAACCTGCTTTTCGTTGCGAATCTTATGGCAGTGCATGCAAATGGGAATGACGCCCTGCAACGTTTTAACGTGATCCAGGGCGTGTTGCAATTCTGCATTCTTCTTGTGAAGGTCCCGAGTCAAATTTCCCAATTCCTGGTTTAAAGCAACCATTTCCGTACGAAGCATCTCCAGTTCTTGTATATCGGGACGCCCAAAGGCCAGCACCAGGTTTCCCAGACGCTTGAACACGAACAGGTAACTTTTGGGATGGCCTGAGACTGTTTGGAGGCTCAACAAGTTTTCTTTCGCGCGGGAATGGGCGATTTTTTGAAAGTCGAAAACCTCCTGAAAATCAATGAGAATATCCTGAAAAGGCGTTCCCGCGGTCAGGTCGCCGCAAATTTGACAGGCGTAGTTGTTCATTGACAAGACGCGGCCTTGCCCATCCAGCCGAAAAAAGAGAACCGGCGCAGGGCCGTTCAGGTATTCGTGAAAGGCGCTGAAATTCATTGGGCCTCAAGCAACGACAAAACGACTGGATTGCAGCATGTCCTCCAACTCCGGTAATGAGTGGATGCACATGGTGTTGGGGTATTTGTTGATGCTGTCAAGGTTTTCTATGGCGAGCACTCGGCCGCCCACGGCGATGTCCAGGGATGCGAACTCGGCCTTTAACGCCTCTATCTCTAGTATCAGATTGGGGAAGTTAAAATACGCACTGCACGACAACCCCACCAGGTCGGGTTTCACCCTGTCCACAAAGTGGAGCAAATCATCTATGGGAGTATCGGCGCCCAGGAAGTAGACGCTCCATCCGTGTAGTTCGAAAACGTCCGACGCCATTTTCGCCCCCACTCGATGCGGTTCGTTGGGAACGCAGGAAACAACAGCGCTTTTTCCGTTTTTTTCCTTCCCGAACAAAGCGGGATAGACCAGATTCATCAAGCCTTCGGTAATGGCGGTGACCAAATGCTCCCTGGCGACCGATATTTTGTTCCTCTCCCAAAGACGCCCGGTTTCGTAAAGGCTTTCCTGGAACAGGCCTGAATAAAGGTCCTTGATTGCAATCTCCTGGTCCAGCAACTCTTGCACTACGCGTGCGCACTGGGCGCGGCGGCCGCCCAGGAGATGATCCAGGTAATTGTTGTAGACATTTTCCGATATCATCGGTCCGTTCCTTTATTGAATTAAGATGGATTTATTTGCGGATATATTATGCATTAATTGTGCCTAAATCTTTCCGGCAAAGGCGTGCCATTTCCGCCGGTCTCATCCGTGAGTGCGACAAAAACAGGTATATTGACGATCAGCCAATTATAAAATGGAGAGATGGCGTTAAATTCTTCCCTTGTCAACGATTGTTCAAGCAAATCAAGCCAAATATTTAAATTCGCAGCCCAATAGGTTGTCTGAAAACCGTGCGCCCGGTAGGCGCGGAAAACCCAAAGAACCGTTTCCACCAAAACATTGGGGTCATAATTCAAAAACATGGACTCCATGAATCTGGCGAAATTGCGGTTATTGTCCTCGGCCATTTGGCGATTACCCTTTCCCGTCAATTTTTCCAGATCAGGCCGTTCCCCCATAAGCTGGTTCCCTTGAGCGGCAAATTGATCGCGCTTTTGTGAAAAAGCCCGGGCAATATCTTTGGAAGGTTGAATAAGTTCCCCGGCCGTCTTCATGATTTGTTCCTTCATGGCGTTCTCCTTGGATTTTAGCATCCCCTCTGTTTGTTTATCCTTTTCCGGGCATCGCATGGAGATGAACATCTAACAGCGAAATCAGCATTCATCATCATCAATATCAGGGTATAGCCTTTCAAGGCACTCAGGGCAGATGCTATGGCTTAATTCTGCATAAGTGTGTTCGGTCAAATATTTTTCAAGTCGATCCCAAATCTGTTTTTCATCACGAATCTTGTGGCAGTGCATGCA is from Desulfatibacillum aliphaticivorans DSM 15576 and encodes:
- a CDS encoding DUF2179 domain-containing protein produces the protein MEFFTDLPLIVQGALIFCLRIVDVSLGTIRTIMIVQGKTWISFCLGFFEVFIWLSVISTVVPLIKDRPGLIFFYALGFASGNFAGIKLERWMAAGHMILRAISIKNGREMASLIRGRGYEVTTFAGEGLEGPVMQLFIVCRRRDVGAIIAMIKSVDPEAFYITERAGSVSKVIRPFMAPPTGWRAVLKKK
- a CDS encoding calcium/sodium antiporter — encoded protein: MFILGMAGGLALLILGAEILVRGGSALARRFNISELVVGLTIVAFGTSGPELIVSVVSAVQGSTALAVSNVLGSNLFNILVILGASSLITPLEVDKNTVWKGIPFLLLTCAAVFLLAEPAAGCPDTIGALTRFDGYVLLCFFAIFLYYTFSIAKSSGELQETGKSPPEKMSGLLMSGFIAGGMVLLILGGRIFVASAVVLAKKLGMSESLVGLTVVAAGTSLPELASSLMAAYRGRIGMAVGNVVGSNIFNVFLVLGVSAAIRPAPLSPGDFLDNAAVALASLALFLFMFTGKKRSIDRWEGAVFVFAFAAYLWFKITSS
- a CDS encoding CNNM domain-containing protein, which gives rise to MKKHRIIFNALLFFILIVLSGAAFAMGIADTTGAPAQASQSDAALLVLYVLLALVFSFMCSVAEAVLLSVTPSFIAGMEKKAPKKAALLKKLKQDDVDRSLAAILTLNTIAHTVGAIGSGAKATAVFGSAWFGVFSAVMTLMILFFSEIIPKTLGAVYWRSLSGLTAKFVRALIFCLYPLILISEQLTKVIARNADIHVFSREEFIAMAGVGAESGHINERESRIIRNLFRLEFLKAEDIMTPRMVISALPNRLTIAQALERCGDAPFSRLPVYGENVDDITGFVLKDDLLLAMAKGQVDVSLESLKREMPVVAKDAPISGLLELFLDKRQHIALVAGTYGGTKGLVTLEDVVETLLGMEIMDEMDEVKDMQALARKQWSKRAKAMGLDVDAAGKDSNNMDANQPSCNLKT
- a CDS encoding cobalamin B12-binding domain-containing protein, which produces MISENVYNNYLDHLLGGRRAQCARVVQELLDQEIAIKDLYSGLFQESLYETGRLWERNKISVAREHLVTAITEGLMNLVYPALFGKEKNGKSAVVSCVPNEPHRVGAKMASDVFELHGWSVYFLGADTPIDDLLHFVDRVKPDLVGLSCSAYFNFPNLILEIEALKAEFASLDIAVGGRVLAIENLDSINKYPNTMCIHSLPELEDMLQSSRFVVA